A genomic segment from Meiothermus sp. Pnk-1 encodes:
- a CDS encoding GNAT family N-acetyltransferase: MFKHDLGEGAELRILEPRHAAEFLGFLESNREHLGAWLDWARNIHTLEEAQHFIRRGITRYSEDGLPWVGIWQSEKMVGGILFFPVERAGNRPLSTEIGYWLGQEATGKGLMTRAARAMLGFVFEELGIHRVQLRAEVDNASSRRVAERLGFTFEGIRRQDWLRPHGFVDMACYSLLASDWRA; encoded by the coding sequence ATGTTCAAACACGATCTCGGAGAAGGGGCTGAGTTGAGAATCCTCGAGCCCCGCCACGCCGCAGAATTCTTGGGCTTCCTGGAGAGTAACCGCGAGCACCTGGGCGCCTGGCTGGACTGGGCCCGCAACATCCACACCCTCGAAGAAGCCCAGCACTTCATCCGGCGTGGGATCACCCGGTATTCCGAGGATGGGCTGCCCTGGGTGGGCATCTGGCAGAGCGAGAAGATGGTCGGGGGCATTTTGTTCTTCCCAGTGGAGCGCGCCGGCAACCGTCCCCTCAGCACCGAGATCGGCTACTGGCTAGGCCAGGAAGCTACTGGCAAAGGCCTCATGACTCGAGCGGCCCGGGCTATGTTGGGCTTCGTTTTTGAGGAGTTGGGGATTCACCGGGTGCAACTGCGGGCCGAGGTGGACAACGCATCTTCACGGCGGGTGGCGGAGCGGTTAGGGTTCACCTTTGAGGGCATCCGCCGCCAAGACTGGTTGCGGCCTCACGGATTTGTGGATATGGCCTGCTATTCCTTGCTGGCCAGCGACTGGAGGGCATGA
- a CDS encoding MOSC domain-containing protein has protein sequence MKVLSVHASRDRGFPRLRVEAVKLVPGYGIAGDRKAGKREQRAVLLLGQATYEHLESLGFDLPYGALGENMVLDLDPHLLRPGTKLRVGEALLEVSLYCTPCKTLKERYGSNFPQKLGRRRGMLARVLEGGTVQAGDAVQIL, from the coding sequence ATGAAGGTATTGTCGGTCCACGCCTCCCGTGACCGGGGTTTCCCCCGGCTGCGGGTGGAGGCGGTCAAGCTCGTCCCCGGGTATGGGATCGCAGGAGACCGCAAAGCCGGAAAACGCGAGCAACGGGCGGTGCTGCTGCTGGGTCAGGCCACGTACGAGCACCTGGAATCCCTCGGGTTCGATCTTCCTTACGGCGCGCTGGGCGAAAACATGGTCTTGGACTTAGACCCGCACCTCCTTCGGCCCGGCACAAAGCTGCGGGTAGGGGAGGCGCTTTTGGAGGTTTCCTTATACTGCACTCCCTGTAAAACGCTCAAAGAGCGCTACGGGTCAAACTTCCCGCAAAAGCTGGGGAGAAGACGAGGAATGCTGGCGCGGGTGCTCGAGGGGGGAACCGTACAAGCTGGGGACGCAGTACAGATTCTTTAG